CGGCGGCGAAGGCGAGGAACGCGAGGCCGGAGCCGAGGGCCGCGACCCGGAGGCAGAGGGCGCCGGCCCCGCCGGCCGCGAGCAACTCGCTGCCCTGCTGCACGAGCCCGTGGTACCCCGGCGTGACGGCCCCGCCCAGCGTCGTCCAGAGGAGGAACCACGGCAGCGGGAGGAGCCCCGCGGCGAGGAGCGAGCGCTGCACGCGCGACATGTGATGGTGGGATGGGGTGGCCCCCGCGGGCTGACGCCCGTGGGCGGCGCGACGCGTCCGCCGCGCGAGAGACGGACGACCGACGCGCGGCAACGCCCGTACCGCTACGGGGGACGGCGCGCACGCCGGCTCCGACCGTGCGAGGGTTGGACACGGCGAACGCCGGGACGGATCGGACCACAAACGCAGGGCCCGCGCGTCGGGACGTTCGCCGTCGGTCCCGGCGCGCGTCCCCGCCCGGTGGTGCGCGACGCGTCGAGACGTCGCGGGAGCCGTCCCGAAACCCACCCCCGGCTGACGTGGTTGCGATGCTGTCCTGGGCTGCGGTGCTATTGCTAAATTTACTGCACTTGCTAGAATAGCAGCACCAGCGTGCACTCCATGCCGCGGGTGCATCTCGATGCGGTCGTCCGCCCCGTTCCGGTCTCGCCGTGCCCGACCCGACCCCCAGCGCGCTCAGCCGCCGCGAGCGGCAGATCCTCGACGTCCTCTACGCGCGCGGGCGCGCCACCGCGGCCGAGGTCCTGGCGGCCCTGCCCGACGCGCCGAGCTACTCCGCCGTCCGGGCGCTGCTGCGCGTGCTCGAGGACAAGGGCCACGTCGTCCACGAGGTCGACGACGGCGCGGGCCGCGCGTACGTGTACCGCCCGGCGGTGGCGGCCGCCCGGGCCCGGCGCTCGGCGCTCCGGCACCTCGTCACGACCTTCTTCGGCGGCTCGGCGGCGCAGGCCGCCGCCGCCCTGCTCGACCTCGACGGCTCGCGCCTCACGCCCGACGAGGCGGCGCGCTTGGCGGACCTGATCGCCCGCGCGCGGCGCGAGGGGCGGTAGCCCGTGACGGGCCTCGCCATGCCCGGCATCGCCGTGGCGCACCCGCCCGCGCGCGTCGTCGATGCCGCGTGCGGCGCCGTCCTGCAACTACTCCCGATCGTGCTCGACACGGCGCTCAAAGGCGCGCTCCTCGTGGGCCTCGTCGGTGCCGCCACGGTCCTCCTGCGCGTGCGCTCGGCCGCGCGGCGACACGCGCTGTGGGCCGCCGCGGTGCTCGCGCACCTCGCCCTGCCCGTCCTGACGCTTGCGGTGCCCGGCGTACGGATCCCCGGGCTGCCGCTCCTGCCCGCGCCCCCGTGGCTGCTCGCCGACCCGGCGCCTCTCGGACCGGGCGCCGACGGCGACCCACGCGGGGCGGCACTGGCGGCGGTCGCCGTCCTCTGGCTCGCGGGCGCCCTGCTCGTGGGACTTCGGCTGACCGTGGGGACGTGGGAGCTGTCGCGCCTCGCCGGCGCGAGTACGCCGGTGCTGGACGGCCGCTGGGCTGACCTCACCCGGTGCGTCGCGTCGTCGCTCGGGATCGCGCGGCCGGTCACGTTGCGCCGCGGGTCGCGGCTCGCCGTCCCGATCACGTGGGGGCTCGCGTCCCCCGTCGTACTCCTCCCCGCCGACGCGGACCTGTGGCCGGAGGATCGGCGTCGCGTCGTGCTCGTGCACGAGCTGGCACACGTCCGGCGGTACGACACGCTGACCCAGACGCTCGCGCAGTGCGCGGTCGCGCTTTTCTGGTTCGACCCGCTGCTCTGGCTCGCGGCGTGGCGCCTGCGCGTCGAGCGCGAGCGCGCCTGCGACGACGTGGTGCTGCGCGACGGCGCCGTACCCTCGCGCTACGCGGGCGCCCTGCTCGACTTCGCGCGGTCCCGCACTGTCGACGGGCGCGCGGCCGCCTCGCCCGGCGTCGCGGCGCTCACGATGACCACGCCTCAGGCTGGGCGCGCCCCCGCGTTCGGCGCCTCCGAGTTCGCCGCGCGCTTGGAGGCGATCCTCGACCCGGCGCGCGACCGGGCCGGGCTGACCCGCCGCACGGTGGTCGCCGGCGTGATAGCGCTCGGGCTCGTGACCCCGCCACTCGCCGCGTTCCGGCCGTTCCGCGCGCCCCCGACACCTCGGCCGGAGCGCCGCCCAGCGCCGGCCGTCGCCGCGACGCGCACCCCCCCAACGCCCACGCGCCCATGAGAACCGCTCGGCTGATCACGCGGCGAGCCGGCGGGCTCGCGCTCTCCCTCATGCTGGGGTTCAACGTGCGCACGCGTCCCGCACTCGCGCAGGCGGTCTGGGAAATGCCGCCCCGCAGCACGCCGGAGGACGGTACGAATGGGTGGGTCGCGACGGTGCCGTTCGCGGCTGACGGCAATCCCATGATCCTCGTGCCGGTGCGGGTCAACGGCAGCCCGCCCGGGTGGTGGGCGCTCGATTCCGGCTCGAGCGTGTGCCTCGTCGACCGGGGCGCCGCCCGCCGGCTCGGGCTCGCGACGCGCGGCACGCGACAGATCCACGGCGGGGGCCGCGGCACGGTGGGCATCGACTCCGTCAGCAGTCGCGTGCGGCTCGACTTCGGCGGCGGCTTCACGACGGCGTGCGATCACATCGCGGCGGTCGACCTCACCGGCCTCACGGCCGACGTGGGGCGGCCCGAGACCGGCGTGCTCGGCTACGACCTGTTCGCCCGCTACGTCGTCGAGGTCGACTTCGCGGCCCACACGCTCCGCCTCTACGACCCGGCCCGGTACCGGTACGCGGGGACGGGCGACACCGTCCCGATCACGCTGGTCCGGCGGCAACCCCGCGTGACGATCCAGGTGCACGACGGTGGGCGGCCCGCGGTCGCGCGTACCCTCATCGTGGACAGCGGCTCCGGCGACGCGGTTGACGACTCGCTCGTGCGCCAGTCCACGACGGCGCCCCGCTATGCGGTGAGCACGAGCGGGCTTGGGGCGTCGTACCACGTCGAGGTCGGCACGCTGGACACGGTGCGCATTGGCCGGTTCACCCTAGCCGCGGTGCCGGGTGTCGCGTCCGACGTCGCCCTGATCGGGAACGCGGTGTGGGGCCGCTTCACGTGCGTATTCGACTACCCGCACGGGCGACTGTTCCTCGAGCCCAACGCGCGGTTCGGGGGCACGTTCGATCGCGGGCCGCTGGGCGGGCTGGAGCTGTTCGCGGCGGCGTACCGCCGGATGCCGACCGTGAGCACAGTGCACGAGCGGTCGGCGGCGGCCCGCGCCGGATTGCAGGTGGGCGACGTGCTCGTGACCGTCGACGGGCGCCCCGCGACGGATTTCGGGGTGGAGCGCCTGAGCGTGCTCCTCAACCGGCCCGGGAACGTGTACCGCGTCGGCATCGCGCGCGGCGGGACGCACCTTGAACGCGTGCTTCGCTTGTAACGCGTGTAAGCGAATTCCCACAACGGCCGGAGGGGCCGCATGTTGGTCGGCTACGCCCGCGTGTCTACGGCCGAGCAGTCGCTCGCCCTGCAGCAGGACGCGCTGAGCGCGGCCGGCTGCGGCCGTACATTCACTGACGTCGTGAGCGGGGCCGTCGAGGAGCGGGACGGACTCGCGGCCGCGCTCGACTACGTACGGTCAGGCGACACGCTCGTCGTGTGGCGCTTGGACCGGCTCGGGCGCACGCTGCGGCACCTCATCGCGCAGGTGAACGCGCTCGACGCGCAGGGCGTCGGCTTCCGCTCGCTGACCGAGGCGATCGACACGACCACGAGCGGGGGCAAGCTCGTCTTCCACATCTTCGGGGCTCTCGCAGAATTCGAGCGCGACCTGATTCGCGAGCGCACGAAGGCGGGGCTCGCCGCGGCCCGCGCGCGGGGCCGCATGGGCGGGCGGCCGCGCGCGATGAGCGAGACGCAGCTGGAGATGGCCCGCATGCTCCTCGCCGACACCTCGCGGCCGATCGACGAGGTGTGCGGGGCGCTGCGCGTGTCGCGGGCGACGCTGTACCGCCACGTGCCCGCGCACGCCCGCCCGGCCCGCGCGGTGCCGCCCGAGCGCGTCGCGCACCTGCACCGCACGGGTTCACGTTAGGCGCACGCGTCTCACTTGCCCGCGTTCTGACGCGCGCCCCGGCCGGCCGCCAGCCGTCGCGGAACTCGTCAGCTCAGCGTTCGGGCTGTGGTATCGCGACGCCGCGAGTCGTCGCGCACAACCGACCGTACCCTGGCGCGTGGCTCGCCTGTTATGCCGGCTACGCCGGCGCGAGTGGCCGCGCCGCGCCCAACCGTGCGGCGACCGCGACCGGCGTCGCCCGTTCGATGCGCGACACCGGAAGCCCGGCGGTCTGCCGCCGCTGCGCCGCCGGACACGGGCGGCCGGCGGCGCAGGGGCGGCCGCACCGCGGTGTACCGCGTGGCTCCCCTTCCGGCGCCCCGGCGCCGGCCGGGGCGCCTACGCCGGCCGCCCGGCCCGACGACGCCGCGCACATCAGCGGCCATCCGCGGTTGCGGCCGCGTCGGTGCCGATCCGCTCGCCGGTCTCCCACGACCGCAGGCCGAGCAGCTTCTCGCCCAGCCCGCTCAGCTCGGCGCGCCCGTACCGCGTCTGCTCCCAGTTGCGCGGGTCGCCGGGGAAGGCGTAGCCCTCGGGCGCGCGCCGGTCGCGCCACGAGCTGACGCGCCACCGCCGCAGCGCCTCATTGTCCTCCTGGGCCGGCATCATCGAGATGTACTGCGCCATGCGCACCTTGTCCCCCGAGCGGTTCGGCCGGATGCCGTGCGGCTGGCTGCTGTGGAAGATGAGCAGGTCGCCCTTCTCCATCGGCACCTTCACGACCTCGAAGCCGGTCACGTCGGGCTTGAAGTGGTCGCGGTCGGCGGGCTGCGTGAGCTTCCAGGTGTCGTACGTGCGGAAGAGCTCGGGGACGCACTGGAAGCCGCCCATGTTCGGGTCGGTCTGGTCGGCCAGCGCGAGCACGCCCTGCACGTTCTGCGGCTTCGTCTCGGGGTCGTAGTCCCAGTGGATGAAGCCCTTGTACTCGGCGCCCGGGCGCATCGGCAGATTCAGGTTCGCGCGGTCGATGGTCACCCAGAGCTTCTCGGTCCCCCAGATGTCGACGAAGGCGTCGTAGACCCGCGGGGACGAGCGGTTGTCCCACTCGTACTGGTGGTTGTAGAGCTCGACCATGCCGGTGCCCGTCAGCTCCTTCATCTTCATCTCCGCGCGCGGCGGGGTGTACCAAGTCTCGGGGTCGTCCGGGTCCTTCTCCTCGAACTCCCACAAGAGCGCGGCCAACTGGTCCGCCTGCGCCGCCGGCACGGCGCCCTTTACGACCACGTAGCCGTTCTCGCGCCAGAACGCCCACTGCTCCGGCGTGAGCACGCGGAGGGATGCGGGGTCGGCGTGCTCGCGGAGGCGGACGCTGCTGCTGGTGGCGGTGGTCGGGTTGCCGGGGATGTCGGCGTGGGCGTTACTCGGGATCGCGGTCGTGGCCATGGGCGCCTCATCGAATGTTGGGGGGGCGGCGTGCGGGGTGACGCGGGGAAGGTCGGACCGGGAGCGGGACGGGGCGTAGCACGGCGATGACCAGTTCTTGCACTATCTTGCTCGCCGGTCCACGCCGGGTCACGGCCGTCGGGGGCACGTCGGAGGCACGAGGCGGAGCGCAGGAGGCGCGTATGCGAAGCACGCTCGAACACGTCGAGGCCGACGCCGGGAGCTCGTTCCGGGTGTTCACGCCGCGGCTGCCCGGCGTCTTCCTCTGGCACTACCACCCCGAGTACGAGCTCGCCTTCATCGAGGGGGCGAGCGGCACCCGCCACGTCGGCGACCACGTGGCGCGCTATGAGGGAAGCGACCTCGTGTTCGTCGGGCCGAACGTGCCGCACCTCAACTTCGACTACGGGCTCGCGGGCGCGTACCGCCAGGTGGTCGTGCAGCTGGCCCCCGACTTCCTCGGCGACGCGTTAGGCAGCCGCCCGGAGCTCGCCGGCATCGCCGCGCTCTTCGCCCGCGCGCGCGCGGGCGTCGCGTTCCGCGGTCGCACCAAGGCCGCCGCCGGGCGGCGGCTCGCGCGTCTGCCCGGGCTGCCGCCGTTCGAGCGGCTCGTCGTGCTGCTGCAGGTCTTCCAGCAGCTCGCCGCCGGCGCCGAGCGCGGCGAGGCGACCGCGCTCGGCGCGGGGCCGCTCGCCCACGTGCACGACCCGCACACCGAGCGGCAGCGGCTCGCGCGCGTGAGCCGGCTGGTCATGGAGCACTACCCGCGGCGCATCCCGCTCGCCGAGGCGGCGGACGCCGCGAGCCTGAGCGAGGCGGCGTTCTGCCGATTCTTCAAGCGCGCGACCGGGCACACGTTCACCGAGTTCGTCAACCGGTACCGGGTGCACGAGGCGCAGCGGCGGCTGCTCGCGGACGACTCCGCGACGCAGGCGGCGTTCGCGTGCGGCTTCGAGAGCGTGGCGTACTTCACGCGCGTGTTCCGGCGCGTGACCGGGGAAAATCCGCTCGCGTTCAAGCGACGACACCGGGCTGGCGCGACGCGGGGGTAGCTGCGCGCGGGGACG
The sequence above is a segment of the Gemmatimonadetes bacterium T265 genome. Coding sequences within it:
- a CDS encoding invertase, with product MLVGYARVSTAEQSLALQQDALSAAGCGRTFTDVVSGAVEERDGLAAALDYVRSGDTLVVWRLDRLGRTLRHLIAQVNALDAQGVGFRSLTEAIDTTTSGGKLVFHIFGALAEFERDLIRERTKAGLAAARARGRMGGRPRAMSETQLEMARMLLADTSRPIDEVCGALRVSRATLYRHVPAHARPARAVPPERVAHLHRTGSR
- a CDS encoding phytanoyl-CoA dioxygenase — its product is MATTAIPSNAHADIPGNPTTATSSSVRLREHADPASLRVLTPEQWAFWRENGYVVVKGAVPAAQADQLAALLWEFEEKDPDDPETWYTPPRAEMKMKELTGTGMVELYNHQYEWDNRSSPRVYDAFVDIWGTEKLWVTIDRANLNLPMRPGAEYKGFIHWDYDPETKPQNVQGVLALADQTDPNMGGFQCVPELFRTYDTWKLTQPADRDHFKPDVTGFEVVKVPMEKGDLLIFHSSQPHGIRPNRSGDKVRMAQYISMMPAQEDNEALRRWRVSSWRDRRAPEGYAFPGDPRNWEQTRYGRAELSGLGEKLLGLRSWETGERIGTDAAATADGR
- a CDS encoding AraC family transcriptional regulator, with protein sequence MRSTLEHVEADAGSSFRVFTPRLPGVFLWHYHPEYELAFIEGASGTRHVGDHVARYEGSDLVFVGPNVPHLNFDYGLAGAYRQVVVQLAPDFLGDALGSRPELAGIAALFARARAGVAFRGRTKAAAGRRLARLPGLPPFERLVVLLQVFQQLAAGAERGEATALGAGPLAHVHDPHTERQRLARVSRLVMEHYPRRIPLAEAADAASLSEAAFCRFFKRATGHTFTEFVNRYRVHEAQRRLLADDSATQAAFACGFESVAYFTRVFRRVTGENPLAFKRRHRAGATRG